The Styela clava chromosome 13, kaStyClav1.hap1.2, whole genome shotgun sequence genome has a window encoding:
- the LOC120333304 gene encoding protein YIPF4-like — protein sequence MSQDTQALLSQAEVSLDIPDESLTGDMTTTYPTATGTKSYGDGAVGSFFQNKGYGWLLETDDDEENEEDRPLLEELDIDPKDIYYKVRCVLLPHPAFGLDQTVLKNSPDFWGPLAVVLLFSLVSLYGQFHVVSWIITIWFFGSMVIFLLARVLGADVTYSQSLGVIGYSLLPLVVTALVLSATKSLLYLSMLLRMVGVLWASFSAATLLASEELKHKKVLIIYPIFLLYIYFLSLYTGA from the exons ATGTCTCAAGACACCCAGGCGCTTTTGTCACAAGCGGAAGTGTCGCTGGATATACCAGATGAATCTCTAACCGGAGACATGACAACCACATATCCTACAGCCACGGGAACAAAAAGTTATGGCGACGGAGCGGTGGGATCGTTTTTTCAGAATAAG GGTTATGGTTGGCTTCTAGAGACTGACGACGATGAAGAAAATGAAGAAGACAGACCTTTGCTTGAAGAGCTTGACATTGATCCTAAAGATATTTATTACAAAGTCCGCTGTGTACTTTTACCCCATCCAGCTTTTGGTTTGGATCAAACCGTCCTAAAAAACAGCCCCGATTTCTGGGGCCCTCTTGCcgtagttttattattttcactcGTGTCACTTTATGGACAATTTCACGTTGTTTCCTGGATTATAACGATATGGTTTTTCGGTTCTATGGTGATATTTTTACTTGCTCGTGTCCTTGGAGCAGACGTGACTTACTCCCAGTCATTAGGCGTTATTGGTTACTCGTTACTCCCTCTAGTGGTTACTGCACTTGTGTTATCGGCCACGAAAAGTTTGCTTTATCTTTCAATGTTATTGAGGATGGTAGGCGTGTTATGGGCGTCGTTTAGTGCAGCCACCCTCCTAGCTAGTGAAGAGCTAAAACATAAGAAAGTGCTAattatttatccaatttttctgttgtatatatatttcttatCTCTGTACACAGGGGCGTGA
- the LOC120333305 gene encoding uncharacterized protein LOC120333305: MGFLEYARWIWRAGIGALRSGGSVLWTHGIRRILLGASSNPAAVDGKNVDRGNILGNLLIFFWEHGIRRLFGAQQDRAEIDGEVIVQEQPQPPNEASSSPPRRNPVQPNRQQRHDENEQAQQPNVASSSTPKRNPGQPNSRPSNVEDVPTGKHPPNIIISGGDFYQPAIGARDVIYHNNFTKKKGKDSK, encoded by the exons ATGGGATTTCTAGAATACGCCAGGTGGATATGGCGCG CTGGTATTGGCGCTCTGAGATCTGGCGGGAGCGTACTTTGGACTCATGGTATACGGAGAATACTACTTGGAGCCTCAAGTAACCCCGCAGCAGTTGACGGAAAAAATGTTGATAGAG GAAATATATTGGGAAATCTGTTGATCTTTTTTTGGGAACATGGTATCCGGAGACTGTTCGGAGCTCAACAAGACCGTGCAGAAATTGACGGAGAGGTTATTGTCCAAG AGCAACCTCAACCACCAAATGAAGCATCTTCGTCACCGCCAAGAAGAAATCCGGTCCAACCAAATCGTCAACAACGGCATGACGAAAATG AGCAAGCTCAACAACCAAATGTAGCGTCTTCGTCAACGCCAAAAAGAAACCCGGGCCAACCAAATTCTCGCCCATCGAATGTGGAAGATGTGCCGACTG GAAAACATCCGCCCAATATCATTATTTCTGGTGGCGATTTCTATCAACCGGCTATAGGTGCTCGGGATGTAATTTATCATAACAATTTTACCAAAaag AAAGGAAAGGATTCGAAATAA